The Microbacterium sp. LWH7-1.2 genome window below encodes:
- a CDS encoding VOC family protein: MTHIFVNIPTNDLERSKAYYTALGCELNPLFTDDNAACVVWSDDIFFMVLTREYFATFTDKEFADPRTHAQVLLSISRETREDVDRIVEAGVAHGGTAPGEPQDFGFMYGRDLIDPDGNGIQFMWMDPEAAAKGPEAYMAEQARA; encoded by the coding sequence ATGACGCACATCTTCGTCAACATCCCGACGAACGACCTCGAGCGCTCGAAGGCGTACTACACCGCCCTCGGCTGCGAGCTGAACCCGCTGTTCACCGACGACAACGCCGCGTGCGTCGTGTGGAGCGACGACATCTTCTTCATGGTCCTCACCAGGGAGTACTTCGCGACGTTCACCGACAAGGAGTTCGCCGACCCCAGGACGCACGCGCAGGTGCTGCTGTCGATCAGCCGCGAGACCCGCGAGGACGTCGACCGGATCGTCGAGGCCGGTGTCGCCCACGGCGGCACCGCGCCGGGCGAGCCGCAGGACTTCGGCTTCATGTACGGCCGCGACCTCATCGACCCGGACGGCAACGGCATCCAGTTCATGTGGATGGACCCCGAGGCTGCCGCCAAGGGACCCGAGGCCTACATGGCGGAGCAGGCGCGGGCGTAA